One window of the Vicia villosa cultivar HV-30 ecotype Madison, WI unplaced genomic scaffold, Vvil1.0 ctg.000406F_1_1, whole genome shotgun sequence genome contains the following:
- the LOC131627859 gene encoding uncharacterized protein LOC131627859: MVSLLEILFTLHAHLHLHHHQNLSQSPKLNPQSQSALFTSPSPLSPTPLHHPLHDAVSSSTTTKPPTITTTSPSRKWNVQLIALIELIPEASSLREHNYAIIQRGNGLVAGVFSITHCGVKKYRRTNDWDQGLDMIAEGLDTLKDWIGSMLEQLSLLGKRIITSLVNELVGVVSDEKLLELLELAMSADTAERVKINIVPFKLTVRILGLFEP; this comes from the exons ATGGTCTCTCTCCTTGAAATCCTGTTCACCCTTCATGCCCATCTTCACCTTCACCATCATCAAAATCTCTCACAATCTCCAAAGCTCAATCCACAATCTCAATCTGCGCTCTTCACTTCACCCTCTCCACTCTCCCCAACACCTCTCCACCATCCCCTACACGACGCCGTTTCCTCCTCCACAACCACAAAACCACCAACCATAACCACCACTTCGCCCTCCAGAAAATGG AATGTTCAGTTAATTGCTTTGATCGAGTTGATTCCGGAAGCGAGTTCACTCCGTGAACACAATTATGCAATAATTCAACGCGGTAATG GACTTGTAGCTGGAGTTTTCAGCATTACTCACTGTGGCGTTAAGAAATACAGAAGAACCAATGATTGG GATCAAGGTTTGGACATGATTGCAGAAGGATTGGATACTTTGAAGGATTGGATAGGATCAATGTTAGAACAGCTTAGTTTGCTGGGAAAAAGAATCATTACTTCTCTTGTCAACGAACTT GTCGGAGTTGTTTCAGATGAAAAATTATTGGAACTTTTGGAATTAGCAATGTCAGCAGACACTGCAGAGAGGGTGAAAATAAATATTGTCCCTTTTAAGCTTACAGTGAGGATCCTCGGATTGTTCGAACCATGA